The Acidobacteriota bacterium DNA window ATATACTGAGCTTTTCAATTTTTCTCCTTTTGCTGATTATAAGTTCAAATATATTTCTCGATACAAATACTGCAGTGAACATAGAAGCTACAATACCTATTATCAATGTTACAGCAAAACCTTTAACAGGTCCTGTTCCAAATTGAAAAAGAAATACTGCAGCGATTATGGTTGTGATATTTGAATCTAAAATTGTCACAAAAGCTTTTGAGAACCCGCTGGCAATTGCTGCTCTAACAGTCTTCCCAAGCCTCAAGTCTTCTCTTATCCTTTCAAAAATCAAGACATTGGCATCGACGGCCATACCCACGGTCAATATAATTCCTGCAATTCCAGGAAGTGTAAGAGTTGCCTTAAAATAGCTCATAACACCCAGAAGGATAATCATATTAAAGATAAGGGCCACAAATGCATTTACTCCGGCTGCTTTATAATAAATTATCATAAACAAAATAACCAGAACCAATGCTATTAAATAAGAGGTTAATCCTTTTCGAATAGAATCGATTCCAAGGGACGGACCTACTGTTCTCTCCTCAAGATACTTGATAGAAGCAGGAAGGGAGCCTGACCTTAATACAAGAGATAAATCATCAACCTCTTCAATTGAAAATCTTCCTGTGATAATTCCCTGGTCCCTGATAGTAGCTTGAATAGTTGGTGCACTTATAACTTTATTATCGAGGACAATAGCAAGGGGCTTTCCAATATTCTGAGATGTAACTTTTTCGAATATCTTTCCTGCAGCAGAACTCAATGTAAAGCTCACCACAGGTTGATTAAATTCATCTGTGGATCTTCTTGCATTTCTGATATCTTTTCCAGTAACTGCAGCTACTTTCTTTAAAAGATAAAAACCCTCTACCCCCTTTCTTGGGTCTCCCCTTACAACGT harbors:
- the secD gene encoding protein translocase subunit SecD, whose product is MWKWILIAIVVIGTGFLTFPPKQKIKLGLDLKGGMHLVLKVETNDALNMETDHQILRIQDLFKEKIIKYSSIKKLGVSSFEIEGIDSSQEDEIKNILDQYFIDWDYSIFSNVVRLSMRLNIATQIRDQSVSQAIETIRNRVDEFGVAEPVIQRQGMGGERILVQLPGVSDPDRVKAIIKSTALLEWKLVVAGPAPSEEALLKDFGGVVPGDADVVRGDPRKGVEGFYLLKKVAAVTGKDIRNARRSTDEFNQPVVSFTLSSAAGKIFEKVTSQNIGKPLAIVLDNKVISAPTIQATIRDQGIITGRFSIEEVDDLSLVLRSGSLPASIKYLEERTVGPSLGIDSIRKGLTSYLIALVLVILFMIIYYKAAGVNAFVALIFNMIILLGVMSYFKATLTLPGIAGIILTVGMAVDANVLIFERIREDLRLGKTVRAAIASGFSKAFVTILDSNITTIIAAVFLFQFGTGPVKGFAVTLIIGIVASMFTAVFVSRNIFELIISKRRKIEKLSI